From a region of the Vicinamibacteria bacterium genome:
- a CDS encoding SRPBCC domain-containing protein has protein sequence MAIQLAVFVRRRFRAPPETVYRAFTEPSLLARWFSPSGDIGVEVLEYDLSVGGRYRFGFCFPDGHRTIVLGTFREISAPHRLVFTWTWEAPDPHAGIETLVIVRIEQVGSETEVVVTHERFPNWESRDRHDAGWSTTLDRLEDLIGK, from the coding sequence TTGGCGATTCAGCTTGCGGTCTTTGTCAGACGTCGTTTTCGCGCCCCGCCCGAGACCGTCTACCGAGCGTTCACCGAGCCGTCGCTTCTCGCCCGATGGTTCTCACCGAGCGGGGACATCGGAGTCGAGGTTCTCGAGTACGACCTTTCAGTCGGTGGAAGGTACCGATTCGGGTTCTGCTTCCCCGACGGCCATCGAACTATCGTGCTCGGTACGTTTCGAGAGATCTCGGCTCCCCATCGCCTCGTGTTCACCTGGACTTGGGAGGCTCCGGACCCCCACGCCGGCATCGAGACGCTGGTAATCGTTCGGATCGAGCAGGTCGGAAGCGAGACCGAGGTCGTCGTGACACACGAACGGTTTCCCAACTGGGAGTCCCGGGACCGGCACGATGCCGGCTGGAGCACGACCCTGGACCGGCTCGAAGACTTGATTGGAAAGTGA
- a CDS encoding type II toxin-antitoxin system VapC family toxin produces the protein MNLSYLLDTNVLSEPVKPTPNPGVQRKLAENEECVAIASLVWHELLFGCYRLPASHRRTMLERYLRDVIAPHVPVLGYDDAAAAWHASERARLETDGKPPSFVDGQIAAIARVNTLVLVTANVSHYECFEGLTIEDWRSD, from the coding sequence TTGAATCTGTCTTACCTCCTCGATACGAATGTCCTCTCGGAGCCTGTAAAACCCACTCCAAATCCTGGCGTTCAACGAAAGCTTGCCGAGAACGAGGAGTGCGTCGCCATCGCGTCCCTCGTGTGGCACGAGCTCTTGTTCGGATGCTACCGACTGCCCGCCTCACACCGACGCACGATGCTGGAGAGATATCTACGCGATGTCATTGCCCCGCACGTACCCGTTCTCGGCTATGACGATGCGGCGGCGGCTTGGCACGCCTCCGAACGGGCTCGGCTCGAGACCGACGGGAAGCCGCCGTCGTTCGTGGACGGACAGATCGCGGCGATTGCTCGAGTCAACACTTTGGTCCTCGTCACGGCTAACGTCAGTCACTATGAGTGCTTCGAAGGCCTGACGATCGAGGACTGGCGTTCGGACTAG
- a CDS encoding type II toxin-antitoxin system Phd/YefM family antitoxin: protein MRPKREVSISDARENLPSLVRDVERGLTVTLTRRGEPVAVLISTERYRAHMKSSIPLSRAIQDFRSAHDLRELDIESAYEGVRDRSKGRDIGL from the coding sequence ATGAGACCGAAGAGGGAGGTATCGATATCCGATGCCCGTGAGAACCTTCCGTCGCTGGTGCGCGATGTGGAACGTGGACTCACGGTCACGTTGACGAGAAGGGGTGAGCCGGTTGCGGTGCTGATATCGACCGAGCGCTACCGCGCCCACATGAAGAGCTCCATCCCCCTGAGCCGGGCCATTCAGGACTTTCGATCGGCTCACGATCTCCGCGAGCTGGATATCGAGTCCGCCTACGAAGGGGTTCGGGATCGGTCAAAGGGCAGAGATATTGGGCTTTGA